A window from uncultured Desulfobacter sp. encodes these proteins:
- a CDS encoding DNA translocase FtsK, whose protein sequence is MEKKNYSLDKNLLRLKTECGEYQFQINGDTGQADAERIARVMTGEMEKAEQSFGRQTKPNPYVKLLLTNLNLADRYVKLQNKYDELLSVHEALKTQFETPVEMFPTFVPPPVTVDEKEPPAGQDDDILDLTVECEPCDTALPEPDLAELSEKEPEPEAPKEKEEKSVQAKTSPGPLVIQVLNNLKKAKEIESKPLETSEDKVKISESVRPQPMKPADQSFFRSNCQDSADGTGHGANRLPSIDFLEKGGLETVVDHEAIRRDAELLEQKLGYFGIKGEVMEVLPGPVITTFEYKPAPGIKISKIVNLADDLALALSALSIRIVAPIPGKDVIGIEIPNPAMCVVPFRDVVSAPAFAEIKSPAPICLGKDIIGKPVVVGLERMPHLLIAGATGTGKSVALNAMICSILYKSTPDRVKFIMIDPKRIELSLFNDIPHLITPVITDMKKANIALQWVVREMEQRYEKLAQLHVRNIEQYNRKIRTADLSDMDEELTSFPYIVVIIDELADLMMTASKDIEFSLTRIAQMARAAGIHMILATQRPSVDVLTGIIKANFPTRISFQVSSKTDSRTIIDANGAETLLGRGDMLFVPPGTARLKRVHGTFLSERELGAITAFVKAQGKPDYISEVTTEREEEPMQAVSFDDDEYDEKYQQALDFVMSTRQASISGVQRALRIGYNRAARIIDLMEKQGIVAPSDGVRPRQVLGSID, encoded by the coding sequence GTGGAAAAAAAGAATTACAGCTTAGATAAAAATCTTTTGCGTTTAAAAACCGAATGTGGAGAGTATCAATTTCAGATCAATGGGGATACCGGACAGGCTGATGCCGAACGTATTGCACGGGTGATGACCGGTGAAATGGAAAAAGCGGAGCAATCCTTTGGCAGACAGACCAAGCCCAATCCATATGTCAAACTGTTGTTGACCAATTTGAACCTGGCGGACAGGTATGTCAAACTTCAGAATAAATATGATGAACTGCTCAGCGTCCATGAAGCACTTAAGACACAATTCGAGACGCCTGTTGAAATGTTTCCGACGTTTGTGCCACCCCCTGTGACCGTTGATGAAAAAGAGCCGCCCGCCGGCCAGGATGATGATATCCTTGACTTAACGGTTGAGTGTGAACCCTGCGACACTGCATTGCCCGAACCGGACTTGGCCGAACTTTCGGAAAAAGAGCCTGAACCCGAAGCACCCAAAGAAAAAGAAGAAAAAAGCGTCCAGGCAAAAACGTCCCCCGGGCCTTTGGTAATACAGGTGCTTAATAACCTTAAAAAAGCCAAAGAGATCGAGTCAAAACCCTTGGAAACATCTGAAGACAAGGTGAAGATTTCGGAATCTGTCCGGCCGCAGCCAATGAAACCGGCAGACCAATCTTTCTTCCGGTCAAATTGTCAGGACAGTGCTGATGGAACGGGTCATGGCGCAAACCGTCTGCCTTCCATTGATTTTCTTGAAAAGGGCGGCCTGGAAACCGTGGTGGACCATGAAGCCATCCGGCGGGATGCGGAACTGCTGGAGCAAAAACTAGGGTACTTTGGTATCAAAGGTGAAGTGATGGAGGTGCTGCCGGGTCCTGTAATTACCACCTTTGAGTATAAGCCCGCCCCGGGGATCAAGATCAGCAAGATCGTGAACCTGGCAGATGATCTGGCCCTGGCGCTAAGTGCCCTGAGTATTCGTATTGTGGCCCCAATTCCGGGCAAGGATGTCATCGGTATTGAGATTCCAAATCCTGCCATGTGTGTCGTGCCGTTCAGGGATGTTGTGAGCGCACCTGCCTTTGCTGAAATCAAGTCTCCTGCGCCCATCTGCCTGGGCAAGGATATCATTGGAAAGCCTGTGGTGGTCGGTCTTGAAAGAATGCCCCATCTGCTCATTGCCGGGGCCACCGGAACCGGTAAAAGCGTGGCGCTCAACGCCATGATCTGCAGCATTTTGTATAAATCCACCCCCGACCGGGTCAAGTTCATTATGATTGACCCCAAACGCATTGAACTGTCATTGTTCAACGACATTCCGCACCTGATTACGCCTGTTATCACAGACATGAAAAAGGCAAACATCGCTCTTCAATGGGTGGTCAGGGAAATGGAGCAGCGGTATGAAAAACTGGCCCAGCTGCATGTGCGGAATATAGAGCAGTATAACAGAAAAATCCGGACCGCGGATCTGTCGGATATGGATGAAGAATTAACCAGCTTTCCCTATATTGTCGTGATCATTGACGAGTTGGCGGATTTGATGATGACCGCCAGCAAGGATATTGAATTTTCCTTGACCCGCATTGCCCAGATGGCCAGGGCTGCCGGCATCCACATGATTCTGGCCACACAGCGGCCTTCGGTGGATGTCCTCACCGGCATTATCAAGGCCAATTTCCCCACCCGGATTTCCTTTCAGGTCTCTTCCAAGACCGACTCCAGGACCATCATAGATGCCAATGGGGCGGAAACCCTTCTGGGGCGGGGCGATATGCTTTTTGTGCCTCCGGGTACCGCCCGGCTCAAGCGGGTCCACGGCACTTTTCTGTCCGAACGGGAATTGGGTGCCATCACAGCGTTTGTCAAGGCCCAGGGAAAACCTGACTACATTTCAGAGGTGACCACGGAACGGGAAGAAGAGCCCATGCAGGCGGTTTCCTTTGACGATGATGAGTACGATGAAAAGTACCAGCAGGCCCTGGATTTTGTCATGTCCACCCGCCAGGCGTCCATATCCGGGGTGCAGCGGGCATTAAGGATCGGTTACAACCGGGCCGCAAGGATCATTGATCTGATGGAAAAGCAGGGAATCGTCGCCCCTTCCGACGGTGTCAGGCCCCGCCAGGTGCTCGGCAGTATTGACTGA
- a CDS encoding peptidoglycan recognition family protein, protein MNIEPCLKFSKGSASGPVIILILIVMLLMTVPVRAAQNYSRSDLVRFQNRIVDYRSQINPQFKKKERPQTRLIIVHTSELGLESTLRVVSKGKCFNNGRATPGGHANYVVARNGTVYRILDKKYRADHAGLSMWDGVSNVSDISVGIEFVGYHSAPLTDSQYRSGGMLLVVLKQFYGLEDKDVLTHSQIAYGKPNQWFSRNHRGRKRCAKNFDRIRAGLGPTWYFDPDVRAGRLSPDPMLANVFYPEPGTGIRFGQKISPVPASDVISTQNSAWTIAGEDYDAPSTVYVLPWGKTLAGDKVASSLGWDRLPAGTKVQLNQETEQVQTQTQSIIKTISGQMTAWSHAGGAYHAASTIYFLPSGKSLTGRVISDWDDLPPGTRLVVGYKGPFNLTKYKTAYKIAGAKFKDPGTIYNIPGRGPVPGNKISDFSDLPKGTGVYLPIAG, encoded by the coding sequence ATGAATATTGAACCTTGTCTCAAATTTTCAAAGGGTTCTGCTTCCGGCCCTGTTATTATCCTGATACTGATTGTCATGCTGTTGATGACGGTTCCGGTGCGGGCTGCACAAAATTATTCACGTTCTGATCTTGTCCGGTTCCAGAATCGCATTGTCGATTATCGTTCCCAAATCAATCCGCAGTTTAAAAAAAAGGAACGCCCCCAAACCCGCTTGATCATCGTGCATACGTCTGAGTTGGGACTGGAAAGTACGTTACGGGTGGTTTCCAAGGGGAAATGCTTTAATAATGGTCGGGCCACACCCGGCGGGCATGCCAACTATGTGGTGGCCAGAAACGGGACGGTTTATCGAATTCTGGATAAGAAATACCGGGCGGATCATGCCGGGCTCTCCATGTGGGACGGGGTTTCCAATGTCAGTGATATCTCCGTGGGCATTGAGTTTGTCGGCTACCATTCCGCCCCGCTGACCGACAGTCAGTACAGGTCCGGGGGGATGCTGCTGGTTGTCCTCAAACAGTTCTATGGCCTTGAAGATAAAGACGTTTTAACCCACAGTCAGATTGCATACGGCAAACCCAATCAATGGTTTTCCAGAAATCACAGAGGGCGTAAACGATGTGCGAAAAATTTTGACAGAATTCGTGCAGGACTCGGGCCAACCTGGTATTTTGATCCTGATGTCAGGGCAGGGCGCTTGTCACCTGATCCCATGCTGGCCAACGTGTTTTATCCCGAACCCGGTACCGGTATCCGCTTCGGACAGAAAATATCCCCGGTCCCGGCGTCCGATGTCATTTCAACGCAGAATTCTGCCTGGACCATTGCAGGCGAAGATTATGACGCCCCCAGTACGGTCTATGTGCTGCCCTGGGGAAAAACCCTGGCCGGAGACAAGGTCGCTTCAAGTCTGGGTTGGGACCGTCTGCCTGCAGGCACAAAGGTCCAGCTCAACCAGGAGACGGAACAAGTCCAAACCCAGACCCAAAGCATCATTAAAACCATTTCCGGTCAGATGACGGCCTGGTCCCATGCTGGCGGGGCGTATCATGCAGCCTCCACCATCTATTTTCTTCCTTCGGGGAAAAGCTTAACCGGGCGCGTGATTTCGGACTGGGATGACCTTCCTCCCGGCACCCGTCTGGTGGTGGGATACAAAGGGCCTTTTAACCTTACAAAGTATAAAACGGCCTATAAAATCGCCGGTGCCAAATTCAAAGATCCCGGAACCATTTACAATATTCCGGGCCGGGGGCCGGTTCCGGGCAATAAGATTTCTGATTTCAGCGATCTGCCCAAAGGAACTGGGGTTTATCTGCCCATTGCCGGGTAA
- a CDS encoding CHASE2 domain-containing protein, protein MNSDFENIFRNSTSTWRQLTVVLFITLFLCFGAQTQRAVFKKVDNFFYDFLLETSATGSVSNRITIIDIDETSLSAVGQWPWPRYLVAKLIKELSGNHPAAMGLDILFPEPDRNSLKNIQQQFQKDFALNIGFTGVPPAMQDNDLYLAHILRHADAVGARYFYFDHFNKKMPPLRIPFDVVDQSGQLNVDQAEGVLTNTLQIETSLNYTGFLNNKSDMDGLLRSTPLLISFKDKTFTNLALSTFLKAHNIKNVNVSENFFGPYIKADSYKIPITPNGYINIRFTGPGRSHKFISAVDILNKNYSPADIQGKILFIGASATGLGDIHHTVFDPNYPGVEAHAAILSSVYQNCQVIIPIWSKGFISGVCLFTGILMILLLFSSASPMVLLTGTAAWSVILVISSLLCFIKLSMFISPVWPFFLTVFTFVFTSFARFIAAKKASFAWFKKLANAQQFTIKTVVSLVETRDPETGQHIVRTQNYAKALAVHLKQAGLFSDILTDDYIETLYHAAPLHDIGKVGIPDNILLKPGNLTDEEFEIMKTHASIGRDTLQRTETEGQDNAFLKMGSKIAGSHHERWDGKGYPEALCGEKIPLCGRIMAICDVYDALISERCYKPAFSHEKSMNIILGEKEALFDPRLVDGFFAIENTIKLIAARYKDS, encoded by the coding sequence TTGAATTCCGATTTTGAAAACATTTTTCGAAACAGCACGTCAACATGGCGGCAGTTGACGGTTGTTTTGTTCATAACACTGTTTCTGTGTTTCGGTGCACAGACCCAACGCGCCGTATTTAAAAAAGTAGATAATTTTTTTTATGATTTTTTGCTTGAAACCTCTGCAACAGGATCGGTGTCAAACCGCATCACCATTATCGATATTGACGAAACCAGCCTTTCCGCCGTCGGGCAATGGCCTTGGCCCAGATATCTGGTGGCCAAGCTTATCAAGGAGTTATCCGGCAACCACCCCGCCGCCATGGGACTTGATATCCTGTTTCCCGAGCCGGATCGCAACTCACTGAAAAATATTCAGCAGCAATTTCAAAAAGATTTCGCCTTAAACATTGGATTCACAGGGGTTCCGCCTGCAATGCAGGATAACGATCTATACCTGGCGCATATTTTAAGGCATGCTGACGCCGTGGGTGCCAGGTATTTTTATTTTGATCATTTTAACAAAAAAATGCCGCCGTTGCGCATTCCTTTTGATGTTGTGGATCAATCCGGGCAGTTAAACGTCGATCAGGCTGAAGGTGTTTTGACCAATACGCTTCAAATTGAAACATCGCTTAACTATACAGGATTTCTTAATAATAAATCGGATATGGATGGGCTGCTAAGATCAACGCCTCTTTTGATTTCATTTAAAGATAAAACGTTTACCAATTTAGCCCTTTCCACTTTTTTAAAAGCCCACAACATTAAGAATGTGAATGTATCGGAAAATTTTTTCGGTCCTTACATAAAAGCAGATTCATACAAGATCCCAATAACGCCAAACGGATATATCAACATAAGATTCACAGGCCCCGGCAGATCCCATAAATTTATCAGTGCCGTGGATATTTTAAACAAGAACTATTCCCCGGCGGACATCCAGGGAAAAATTCTTTTTATCGGGGCGTCTGCAACCGGGCTGGGTGATATTCATCATACGGTTTTTGACCCGAACTATCCGGGGGTAGAAGCCCATGCCGCTATATTAAGCAGCGTCTATCAAAATTGCCAGGTGATTATACCCATCTGGTCCAAGGGTTTTATTTCCGGCGTCTGTCTGTTCACCGGCATCCTCATGATACTTCTGCTTTTTTCTTCAGCCTCGCCCATGGTCCTTTTAACGGGAACCGCGGCCTGGAGTGTTATTTTAGTGATATCAAGTTTGCTTTGTTTCATTAAACTATCCATGTTTATTTCTCCTGTCTGGCCGTTTTTTTTAACGGTTTTTACGTTTGTGTTTACCTCTTTTGCTCGGTTTATAGCGGCCAAAAAAGCCTCATTTGCATGGTTTAAAAAACTTGCAAACGCCCAGCAGTTTACCATAAAAACTGTTGTCAGCCTGGTTGAAACTCGCGATCCTGAAACCGGGCAGCATATTGTGAGAACCCAGAATTATGCCAAAGCCCTGGCGGTTCATTTAAAACAGGCCGGCTTATTTTCGGATATTTTAACCGATGACTATATTGAAACGCTTTACCACGCCGCACCGCTACATGATATCGGCAAGGTCGGTATCCCGGACAATATATTGCTAAAGCCGGGCAACTTGACAGATGAAGAATTTGAAATCATGAAAACCCACGCCTCTATCGGCAGAGATACGCTTCAAAGAACGGAAACAGAAGGCCAGGATAACGCTTTTTTAAAAATGGGTTCCAAGATCGCAGGCTCCCATCATGAACGCTGGGACGGTAAAGGATATCCGGAAGCGCTCTGTGGCGAAAAGATTCCCCTTTGTGGCAGAATTATGGCCATCTGTGACGTGTATGATGCGCTGATCAGTGAACGATGCTATAAACCGGCCTTCTCCCATGAAAAATCCATGAACATCATCCTTGGGGAAAAAGAAGCCTTGTTTGATCCCAGACTCGTCGATGGTTTTTTTGCCATAGAAAATACGATTAAATTAATCGCAGCCAGGTATAAGGATTCATAA
- a CDS encoding OmpA family protein has translation MIRYILLLAGTLFLFSCGAKTTVILLPEQDNQDNKAGSVIVENDASFITLEKPYSCATVGQAASKIDTKTVEKTKVQDQYKTLFQAEPLKPVSILLYFEFGSDRLQPESAALIDDVLRLAKAREPSEVNIIGHSDTKGDADYNYKLALGRAKVVEKILKDADIDLRHVSVTSHGENDPLVMTGDDVSEEKNRRVEIMVK, from the coding sequence ATGATTCGCTACATTCTTCTTTTGGCGGGAACGCTTTTCCTTTTTTCCTGCGGCGCGAAGACGACGGTGATCCTTTTGCCGGAGCAGGATAATCAGGATAATAAAGCAGGCAGTGTCATCGTAGAAAACGATGCGTCCTTCATCACACTGGAAAAACCCTATAGCTGCGCAACGGTCGGCCAGGCCGCCTCAAAAATTGATACAAAAACCGTTGAAAAGACTAAGGTCCAGGATCAATACAAAACGCTTTTTCAGGCAGAACCCTTAAAACCTGTCTCGATTCTTCTCTACTTTGAATTCGGCTCGGATCGTTTGCAACCAGAGTCTGCAGCTCTGATCGACGATGTCCTTAGATTGGCCAAAGCGCGTGAACCATCAGAGGTAAATATTATCGGGCACTCTGACACCAAAGGTGACGCGGATTATAATTATAAACTGGCCCTGGGCCGGGCCAAGGTCGTTGAAAAAATTTTGAAAGATGCAGATATTGATTTGAGACATGTGTCAGTTACCTCCCATGGGGAGAATGACCCGTTAGTGATGACAGGTGACGATGTCTCAGAGGAAAAAAATCGAAGAGTTGAGATAATGGTCAAGTAG
- a CDS encoding FecR domain-containing protein, producing MKNLIKIVLIFMVGCSTTAFAQDGKVAFFKKVSGDVSIKRGETIVATAEGDPIFKSDVLITKAGGSAGIIFEDGTTIAVDQNTECNVRDYIFEPENNVYAFDLYLKKGQAIYNSGRIGKLAPDKVSLETPNAIVGTRGTHFIIQVD from the coding sequence ATGAAAAATCTTATCAAGATTGTTCTGATTTTTATGGTTGGATGCAGCACAACCGCATTCGCTCAGGATGGAAAGGTTGCCTTTTTTAAAAAGGTTTCCGGCGATGTTTCCATCAAACGGGGCGAAACGATTGTCGCGACGGCTGAAGGGGACCCGATTTTTAAATCAGATGTACTGATTACAAAAGCCGGCGGGTCGGCCGGAATAATATTTGAGGACGGTACAACCATCGCTGTAGACCAGAATACAGAATGCAATGTCAGGGACTATATATTTGAACCTGAAAATAATGTATATGCCTTTGATCTTTATCTTAAAAAGGGACAGGCAATTTATAATTCAGGCCGAATTGGAAAGCTTGCACCCGATAAAGTTTCTTTAGAAACGCCAAACGCAATTGTCGGTACCCGGGGAACACATTTTATTATTCAGGTCGATTAA
- a CDS encoding pyridoxamine 5'-phosphate oxidase family protein: MSELPEETSKAWDNHKGPVVLSTVNKDGLPNAIYATCVSKYDEQTLVVANNYFSKTMENINVGNKASLLFITSDNTSYQIKGTLEYHTQGPVFDDMKTWNPEKHPGHGAAALKVEAVYKGAEKLL; the protein is encoded by the coding sequence ATGTCTGAATTACCAGAAGAAACCAGCAAAGCCTGGGACAACCACAAAGGCCCTGTTGTATTATCCACCGTTAACAAGGACGGGCTACCCAATGCCATTTATGCGACCTGTGTGAGCAAATATGATGAACAAACCCTGGTTGTGGCCAACAACTATTTTTCTAAAACCATGGAGAATATCAACGTCGGAAACAAGGCAAGCCTTTTGTTCATTACATCGGATAACACCTCTTATCAGATCAAGGGCACGCTTGAGTACCATACCCAGGGACCTGTGTTTGACGATATGAAAACCTGGAATCCCGAAAAACACCCGGGCCATGGTGCCGCAGCACTGAAGGTCGAAGCGGTTTATAAGGGGGCGGAAAAGTTGCTATAA
- a CDS encoding helix-turn-helix domain-containing protein gives MTDDELDILAAKIAVRIGVLPRWMTLKQASQYSNIGQKRLIDMVRHGELDGFQDLSLKTKPWRFDKNSIDNHMESQVAIARMEREEHIKFVKKIISSLKESD, from the coding sequence ATGACAGATGACGAACTTGATATCTTGGCTGCTAAAATTGCTGTCCGAATTGGTGTCCTCCCCAGGTGGATGACCTTGAAGCAAGCTTCACAATATTCCAATATTGGGCAAAAGCGATTGATTGATATGGTCAGGCATGGTGAATTAGACGGCTTTCAGGATTTATCTTTGAAAACGAAACCGTGGAGATTTGATAAAAATTCTATTGATAACCATATGGAATCTCAAGTGGCAATTGCCCGGATGGAGCGGGAAGAACATATAAAATTTGTCAAAAAAATCATCTCATCACTTAAAGAATCTGATTGA
- a CDS encoding phage tail tape measure C-terminal domain-containing protein produces the protein MGKSILSVNGMIAGFAGAAGLGLVVKQSMDAVAEIDRLSTMAGVGAEAFQELSYAAGQYQITQDALTDGLKELALRGDEFVVDGAGPGKDAFERLGYSAKELNGMLDDTPGLLRDIISRMEGLDKASQIRLADELFGGTGGEQFVSMIQGGAKALDGMRQSANDLGMVIENSMIKQNVEAKKKVEQLTTVVSTQFNSIMVELSPAIIQVADVTTDWVKANRDLIKQDVSGTISGIGDAIENISPVLKGFAGTVHNITESFKGWGLVSGGALSLSEFATMDPGELQAYIADFDSGIITLKDKLHGVQDEIVDFQDKIKAAEGTDEFIWSNEQLAGFRDKVSQLKTKEKEILESIQNIRAAENKIVSSTPGANHRNSYYSKMFSDVNKQTPKRTFGSTGTGGVSDEAEKAAAAITSAYSSAYATLDIMTQETFDAMMSKYRQDYNEFINITGDKETAQAVYAENVAALSEKMYGKISDSRQEIAKGLEASNEDYLKDMADSANEPKNTWESAFSGWATSYTSTLNDMLWGSETTFEGIATSFGKMLTQMALQKSVSGLFDADWGEIGSSIAGLFTASSAGNIFPVNPNGISAYSNKIVSSPTVFPFAAGIGLMGEAGAEAILPLTRASTGNLGVEANVGGGYSNLTVNNYISVESSGDSDSDQDLARNIATQIDVAVRRIIADEKRHGGILA, from the coding sequence TTGGGAAAAAGTATTTTGTCAGTTAACGGCATGATTGCCGGGTTCGCAGGAGCTGCAGGTCTCGGCCTTGTCGTAAAGCAGTCCATGGATGCCGTTGCCGAAATTGACCGGCTTTCCACCATGGCCGGAGTAGGTGCCGAGGCTTTCCAAGAGCTTTCATACGCCGCTGGCCAATACCAGATCACCCAGGATGCTTTAACAGACGGTTTGAAAGAACTTGCCTTGCGTGGTGACGAGTTTGTTGTTGATGGCGCGGGTCCTGGCAAAGACGCATTTGAGCGCCTTGGATATTCGGCCAAAGAGCTTAACGGGATGCTTGACGACACGCCGGGCTTGCTCCGGGACATCATCTCCCGCATGGAAGGTTTGGACAAGGCATCACAGATCCGGCTTGCAGATGAACTTTTTGGCGGGACCGGTGGGGAGCAGTTCGTGTCCATGATCCAGGGTGGCGCCAAGGCGCTGGATGGTATGCGGCAGTCCGCAAATGATCTTGGGATGGTGATTGAGAACAGCATGATCAAGCAGAATGTGGAGGCAAAAAAGAAGGTCGAGCAGCTTACGACGGTTGTATCCACTCAATTCAATTCTATTATGGTTGAGCTTTCTCCAGCTATTATACAGGTAGCAGATGTGACTACAGACTGGGTGAAGGCAAACCGAGATCTTATCAAGCAGGATGTTTCAGGCACCATAAGCGGCATCGGTGATGCAATTGAAAACATATCACCTGTTCTTAAGGGTTTTGCCGGAACAGTCCATAACATAACAGAAAGCTTTAAGGGGTGGGGCTTAGTTTCCGGCGGGGCATTATCACTCTCTGAATTTGCAACAATGGACCCAGGGGAATTACAGGCGTATATCGCAGATTTTGACAGCGGAATCATAACACTCAAAGACAAATTACATGGAGTGCAAGACGAAATTGTAGACTTCCAAGACAAAATAAAAGCTGCTGAGGGAACAGATGAATTTATCTGGTCAAACGAGCAACTTGCGGGATTCAGGGATAAAGTCAGTCAATTAAAAACCAAGGAAAAAGAGATTTTAGAATCCATCCAAAATATTAGGGCTGCTGAAAATAAAATTGTTTCTTCAACACCGGGTGCAAATCATAGAAATAGTTACTATTCGAAAATGTTTAGTGATGTAAACAAGCAGACGCCAAAACGGACTTTTGGCAGTACAGGCACAGGAGGCGTTTCTGATGAAGCAGAAAAAGCAGCTGCCGCCATAACATCGGCCTATAGTTCAGCCTATGCCACCCTGGACATCATGACGCAAGAAACGTTTGACGCTATGATGAGCAAGTACCGGCAGGACTACAATGAATTCATCAATATAACTGGCGACAAAGAAACCGCGCAGGCTGTTTACGCTGAAAATGTCGCGGCGCTGTCAGAAAAAATGTATGGCAAAATTTCAGATTCAAGGCAGGAAATAGCCAAGGGCCTTGAGGCGTCAAACGAAGATTATTTGAAGGATATGGCTGATTCGGCAAATGAACCGAAAAACACATGGGAGAGTGCCTTCTCAGGTTGGGCCACTTCATACACCTCAACCCTTAACGATATGCTTTGGGGGTCAGAAACGACATTTGAGGGCATAGCCACATCCTTTGGCAAAATGCTTACTCAGATGGCGCTGCAAAAGAGTGTGTCAGGTTTATTTGATGCTGACTGGGGAGAAATAGGAAGTTCGATAGCAGGGCTTTTCACTGCCAGTTCAGCAGGTAATATTTTTCCGGTAAATCCCAATGGCATATCCGCATACTCAAACAAAATTGTTTCATCTCCTACGGTTTTCCCGTTTGCAGCCGGTATCGGCCTTATGGGTGAAGCTGGAGCAGAGGCAATCCTGCCACTTACCAGGGCATCCACTGGAAATCTTGGTGTTGAGGCCAATGTTGGTGGAGGATATTCAAATTTGACCGTGAATAACTATATTTCGGTAGAATCATCCGGTGATTCTGACTCTGACCAGGACCTGGCCAGGAACATAGCCACCCAAATTGATGTTGCCGTGCGGCGCATCATTGCCGATGAAAAGCGCCATGGTGGGATACTGGCATAA